A region of Vibrio chagasii DNA encodes the following proteins:
- a CDS encoding DUF4250 domain-containing protein, with amino-acid sequence MDLSNVKSLDSIILLGIVNEKLRLECDSFEELISMYEMDIESVVGKLDMLGYQYDPLTNQFKSYAR; translated from the coding sequence ATGGATTTAAGTAACGTCAAAAGCCTAGATAGTATTATCTTGCTGGGAATAGTGAATGAAAAGCTGCGCTTAGAGTGTGACAGTTTTGAAGAACTGATTAGCATGTATGAAATGGATATAGAAAGTGTCGTAGGTAAGCTAGACATGCTCGGCTATCAATACGATCCACTGACGAACCAATTTAAATCATACGCAAGATAA
- a CDS encoding LysR substrate-binding domain-containing protein: MIELKHLRTLTTLRDSGSLTATATSLHLTQSALSHQLKDLEARIGGQLFLRKTRPVKFTSEGEILLKLADEIQPRIAKAENELASLKEDVNGRLHMAIECHSCFQWLMPALKEYQVAWPSVTLDFSSGFGFEPLPALMAGELDLVITSDIQPRSEIHYEPLFDFEMRLITAINSPLAEKPSIDPQDLSDLTMLSYPVQKQRLDVVKHFLQPAGIEPKKWKQADNTLMLVQMVSAGLGVAALPNWAISEFSRQGLIASKPLGKGLSRRLFAAVRNSEKDKRYLQAFFSTARQQSKSHLDGIEVV; encoded by the coding sequence ATGATAGAGCTTAAACATCTGCGAACATTGACGACCTTAAGAGACAGCGGTTCACTCACCGCAACAGCAACCTCTCTTCACCTGACTCAGTCGGCGCTTTCTCATCAATTGAAGGACCTAGAGGCGCGTATTGGTGGGCAGTTGTTCCTACGCAAAACTCGGCCTGTAAAGTTCACCTCAGAGGGTGAGATCTTGCTAAAACTCGCTGATGAGATTCAACCAAGAATCGCCAAAGCAGAGAATGAACTCGCGAGTCTGAAGGAGGACGTGAATGGTCGCCTGCACATGGCGATCGAGTGTCACTCATGTTTTCAATGGTTAATGCCTGCTCTGAAGGAGTATCAAGTTGCTTGGCCAAGCGTGACTCTCGATTTCTCGTCCGGTTTTGGCTTTGAGCCCCTACCTGCGTTAATGGCTGGCGAGTTGGACCTAGTGATCACCTCAGATATTCAGCCTCGCTCTGAGATCCACTATGAGCCACTTTTCGATTTCGAGATGCGATTGATCACAGCAATTAACTCACCTTTGGCTGAGAAGCCAAGCATTGATCCACAAGATCTTAGCGATCTCACGATGCTATCGTACCCAGTTCAAAAACAGCGTTTAGATGTGGTGAAACACTTCTTGCAACCTGCAGGTATTGAACCGAAGAAATGGAAGCAAGCAGACAACACCTTGATGTTAGTGCAAATGGTATCAGCCGGGTTAGGAGTTGCAGCCTTACCAAACTGGGCAATCAGTGAGTTTTCAAGACAAGGGCTGATTGCTAGTAAGCCGCTGGGTAAAGGACTTTCAAGAAGACTGTTTGCTGCGGTGAGAAATTCAGAGAAAGACAAGCGTTACCTGCAAGCATTCTTCAGCACGGCAAGGCAGCAGAGTAAGAGCCACCTGGATGGAATTGAAGTTGTTTAG